In the Vespa crabro chromosome 10, iyVesCrab1.2, whole genome shotgun sequence genome, one interval contains:
- the LOC124427761 gene encoding peritrophin-1-like, with protein MKGEIAIIVAFAAVTVTAYYPGDTPILPVPTTCPDEDPVDRTVHLAHVNCEKFYKCLAGEKIEMLCPLMDRTRRLHFNKVLQVCDYPSRAGCAGSVTPSTQTPPTQFPPTQTPPIPTPTSCLNAPNNALIPHEKRCHLYYRCDGKGQGHLERCDIGESFNPIEHVCDKSGVCLLTDICKDFRDVNELYVADPVSCQSVYVCNELDTVKLYCGNGSEWSKEEKKCLPANQANCKV; from the exons ATGAAAG GAGAGATTGCGATAATAGTCGCGTTTGCGGCTGTCACGGTTACGGCCTATTACCCTGGAGACACACCAATACTGCCGGTTCCAACGACCTGTCCAGATGAGGATCCCGTAGATCGAACGGTGCATTTGGCACATGTTAATTGcgaaaaattttacaaatgcTTAGCCGGGGAAAAGATTGAAATGTTGTGCCCACTCATGGACAGAACACGAAGATTGCACTTTAACAAAGTCTTACAAGTTTGCGATTACCCGTCAAGAGCCGGTTGTGCCGGATCTGTAACTCCATCGACGCAGACGCCACCGACACAATTTCCGCCGACGCAAACGCCGCCGATTCCGACCCCTACAAGCTGCCTTAATGCCCCAAATAACGCATTGATCCCACACGAAAAACGCTGCCACTTGTACTACAGGTGTGATGGTAAAGGACAAGGTCATCTCGAAAGATGCGATATAGGAGAAAGTTTCAATCCGATAGAACATGTATGCGATAAGTCTGGCGTATGCTTACTCACAGATATTTGCAAGGATTTCAGAGATGTAAACGAGTTATATGTCGCCGATCCTGTGTCCTGCCAATCCGTTTATGTTTGTAACGAATTGGATACGGTGAAATTGTATTGCGGAAACGGCTCAGAATGgagcaaagaagaaaagaagtgtTTGCCAGCTAATCAGGCAAATTGTAAGGTGTAA
- the LOC124427759 gene encoding RNA-binding protein squid-like: MAAVECYQKQAQAESTGQQTQGQQQQQQQQQKQQEQQQHQPTAGIPGKDDERKLFIGGLSRNTTNKELLDHFGKFGEIESITIKIDSYTGLSRGFAFIVFTNPKTIDKLLASGEHYINERKVDPKRVSKKPQHGKIFVGGLTPDITDEDIKSYFSQYGTIVELQAPFDKVKNQRKGFCFITFDSKEVVYKLLKTPKQTINGKEVDVKKVKMSPDPRTQGFWGPGYGYGYAGGYGYIPEYYNGYQGGYDDMYGNYDYSGYDGYENMGYSAQGKPRGNGQGPRQFQRHQPY, from the exons ATGGCGGCGGTTGAGTGTTACCAAAAGCAAGCTCAGGCCGAGAGCACCGGACAACAGACACAGGgccaacagcagcagcaacagcagcagcagaagCAACAAGAGCAACAGCAACATCAGCCAACCGCAGGAATTCCTGGAAAGGATGACGAGCGTAAACTCTTCATCGGTGGGCTCTCTCGAAATACTACCAACAAGGAATTGCTCGATCATTTTGGAAAATTTGGCGAAATCGAAAGCATTACCATCAAAATCGATTCATACACAGGCCTCTCGCGAGGCTTTGCTTTCATAGTTTTCACCAATCCAAAAACCATCGACAAGCTTCTTGCGTCGGGCGAGCATTACATCAACGAACGTAAG GTGGATCCAAAACGAGTCAGCAAGAAGCCTCAACATGGGAAAATATTCGTTGGTGGTCTTACGCCTGATATTACAGACGAGGATATTAAATCCTACTTCAGTCAATATGGGACTATCGTCGAATTGCAAGCGCCATTCGACAAGGTAAAGAATCAAAGAAAAGGATTTTGTTTCATAACGTTCGATTCTAAGGAagttgtatataaattattgaaaactcCTAAACAAACGATAAATGGCAAAGAAGTAGACGTGAAGAAGGTCAAAATGAGTCCGGATCCAAGAACGCAAGGATTTTGGGGACCCGGCTATGGTTATGGGTATGCTGGTGGTTACGGTTACATTCCCGAGTATTATAACGGTTATCAAGGTGGATACGATGACATGTATGGGAATTATGACTATTCGGGATATGACGGATATGAAAATATGGGATATTCGGCCCAAGGTAAGCCACGAGGAAACGGACAGGGACCACGTCAATTTCAGAGACATCAACCGTACTAA
- the LOC124427762 gene encoding E3 ubiquitin-protein ligase SIAH1B-like: protein MYRRISKAFVAKAPELGRMKSIPPPLQQQQPLSSLSPPLSSISSSSSASSSSSSSPSSSSSSSSSPSSSSSSSSSSPSSSSSSSSSSTDLASLFECPVCFDYVLPPILQCQSGHLVCSNCRPKLTCCPTCRGPLGNIRNLAMEKVASNVMFPCKYSISGCTVSLVHTEKPDHEDACEFRPYSCPCPGASCKWQGSLEQVMPHLVTSHKSITTLQGEDIVFLATDINLPGAVDWVMMQSCYGHHFMLVLEKQEKYDGHQQFFAIVQLIGSRKQAENFAYRLELNGHKRRLTWEAMPRSIHEGVSSAILNSDCLVFDTSVANFFADNGNLGINVTISMA from the exons ATGTACCGGAGGATATCGAAAGCGTTTGTTGCAAAAGCTCCGGAGTTGGGTCGCATGAAGTCGATACCACCGCCGTTACAACAGCAACAACCTTTGTCGTCGCTGTCACCACCGTTGTCGTCTATTTCCTCATCTTCgtcggcgtcgtcgtcgtcgtcgtcgtcgccgtcgtcgtcgtcgtcgtcgtcgtcgtcgccgtcgtcgtcgtcgtcgtcgtcgtcgtcgtcgccgtcgtcgtcgtcgtcgtcgtcgtc CAGTTCGACTGATTTAGCAAGCCTATTTGAATGCCCTGTTTGTTTTGACTATGTGCTACCACCCATCTTGCAGTGTCAAAGTGGACACCTCGTTTGTAGTAACTGTCGACCAAAACTTACCTGTTGCCCTACTTGTAGAGGCCCATTAG gTAATATTCGCAATCTGGCTATGGAAAAGGTAGCTAGTAATGTAATGTTTCCTTGCAAATACTCTATTAGTGGGTGCACAGTGTCTTTGGTGCATACCGAAAAGCCAGATCACGAGGATGCGTGTGAATTCCGTCCATATAGTTGTCCTTGCCCAGGTGCATCGTGTAAGTGGCAGGGATCTCTTGAACAAGTGATGCCACATCTTGTTACGAGTCATAAAAGCATTACTACTCTTCAAG gAGAAGACATAGTTTTTCTGGCAACTGATATTAATCTTCCCGGAGCTGTGGATTGGGTAATGATGCAATCTTGTTATGGTCATCATTTCATGTTGGTACTTGAGAAGCAAGAAAAATATGACGGGCATCAACAATTTTTTGCGATCGTTCAATTGATTGGTTCGAGAAAGCAAGCAGAAAATTTTGCTTACAG GCTAGAACTAAATGGACATAAGAGACGCCTTACGTGGGAAGCTATGCCACGTTCTATACATGAAGGTGTCTCGTCTGCTATTTTAAATTCAGATTGCCTTGTATTTGACACATCTGTTGCTAATTTTTTTGCGGATAATGGAAATCTAGGaattaatgttacaatttCTATGGCATGA